DNA from Salmo trutta chromosome 14, fSalTru1.1, whole genome shotgun sequence:
aGGATTGACAGTGATGATGCCATAGCCTATTCTGAAATTAGGTGTGCCTAACTGGTTGTTTGAGGGTATAAAAATGTATGTGTGGGCATAGGCAGACGTTTCAATTGGAAGATGCATGTTATGTGTATTCTATAATGATATTCAGTAGGCTACATCTGCCGATACAAACTTTGAGTGGGTGGAGGGTGCGGCAAAATGTTTTTATGTAGGCTGCACTTTCCCGTAAAATCCTCCTGTTTTCACGCATttgggtattttaaatgtggtcaccctaaacccattggtttctggaccaatcagacggcCCTGAATGTGTTCACATTTGGTGAAGGTttgggaggtactcagatccagactcttgtggagaagaaactaacgtctGTGGGCGTGGAGtagcgtttggccggagcaaggaggCTGGATAGCCAGGCAATACGTCAAGCACCACaaagtgtttattttttatctctCTGTAtatgtttctctctcccttcatctttccctctcagGGGCCATTCAAAATGGGATTAAATGCACACATGTTAGGTGGAAGTGGGCCCATTTATTTCAACAGGTTTTTGTCATCACTATCCCATATCAATATGAAAACATTGAATGTATTTGACAGCAGTTCTCTATCCTGCCACTTATCTTTTAATCAAATGTACTTCGGTCTGATTTTATCTTACATTATCTATGAATTATTCTCATGTCATGATGGTATGTCTATAGCCCATACAGTGTGTTGAATCCATGTGAAACGTGTGACTGATGTATTGTATGTACTGTTTGAGGAGGTTGACTGCTAGTGTAACAGGCTCAGACGGTCTTGAAGAGTCCAGACATGATGTAATCTGTGTGGTTTCCATCGATGAGGCCGTTGCCGTTGCTATGGATGAACCAGCAGGGGACGTTCTCTCCATTCTTCACATCCCAGCGGAAGTCCCTTTGCCAGCCCCTGCAGAAAAAAGCAGGGAAGAGAGACATTGAtgagataagtgtgtgtgtgtgtgtgtgtgtgtgtgtgtgtatatatatgtgtgtgtgagaagatATCACAGTACCTTGTCACTGTAAGCTCCTGCCCCTTCACTAGCATGGTGGCATCTGGTTTCTCTGGCTCCTCCCCTGGGCGCATGTCTCTCACCTCAAACTGCACCCCATGGTAAAACTGACCTGTATGGGGATAATACAATAATACATTTTTCCAAATATACTGCAGTAAAACTCCAGCCAGCAACGCAGATTTCATCTGGCCCTGCCAATGACAGGTTATCCTTTGGAGCCCCCTGGTGATACCTAGCAGGCCGTGGACGCTGGGGAAGAGGAGGTGGCTTTCCTACCTAGCAGGCAGTGGACGCTGGGGAAGAGGAGGTGGCTTTCCTACCTAGCAGGCcttggaggatgggggagaggaggtggcTTTCCTACCTAGCAGGCCTTGGAAgctgggggagaggaggtggcTTTCCTACCTAGCAGGCCTTGGAGgctgggggagaggaggtggcTTTCCTACCTAGCAGGCCGTGGACgctgggggagaggaggtggcTTTCCTACCTAGTAGGCCGTGGACGCTGGGGAAGAGGAGGTGGCTTTCCTACCTAGCAGGCCTTGGAGgctgggggagaggaggtggcTTTCCTACCTAGCAGGCCATGGACGCTGGGGAAGAGGAGGTGGCTTTCCTACCTAGCAGGCAGTGGACGCTGGGGAAGAGGAGGTGGCTTTCCTACCTAGCAGGCCTTGGAGgctgggggagaggaggtggcTTTCCTACCTAGCAGGCCGTGGACgctgggggagaggaggtggcTTTCCTACCTAGCAGGCCGTGGACGCTGGGGAAGAGGAGGTGGCTTTCCTACCTAGCAGGCCTTGGAGgctgggggagaggaggtggcTTTCCTACCTAGCAGGCCATGGACGCTGGGGAAGAGGAGGTGGCTTTCCTACCTAGCAGGCAGTGGATGCTGGGGAAGAGGAGGTGGCTTTCCTACCTAGCAGGCCTTGGAGgctgggggagaggaggtggcTTTCCTACCTAGCAGGCCGTGGACgctgggggagaggaggtggcTTTCCTACCTAGCAGGCCGTGGACGCTGGGGAAGAGGAGGTGGCTTTCCTACCTAGCAGGCCATGGACgctgggggagaggaggtggcTTTCCTACCTAGCAGGCCATGGACgctgggggagaggaggtggcTTTCCTACCTAGCAGGCCATGGACgctgggggagaggaggtggcTTTCCTACCTAGCAGGCCGTGGACgctgggggagaggaggtggcTTTCCTACCTAGCAGGCCATGGACgctgggggagaggaggtggcTTTCCTACCTAGCAGGCCATGGACgctgggggagaggaggtggcTTTCCTACCTAGCAGGCCATGGACgctgggggagaggaggtggcTTTCCTACCTAGCAGGCCATGGACGCTGGGGGAAAGGAGGTGGCTTTCCTACCTAGCAGGCCGTGGACgctgggggagaggaggtggcTGTCCAGGGTATAGAAGCCCAGATAGTCCTGGTGGTAGGGGTGCTGTTTCCACACTTTGTGTAGGATGACCACAAACCGGACCGAGTCCCTGAGGGTGACAGTCAAGCTGCGGTCTTTGGTCACCTGCAGGTCTAAActgtaggaggggagagagatggaggtagttTAACCAGGAGGACAGGGAGATGGGATGAAACATCAGATTCCCTTACAACCTTCTGTGGTAGTAGGAGTAGCAAGGGAGGTTGCATTAAATCCAGAAACTCTggtctctctatatacagtgtataaatAGGAGTTATATAGAAGCCAGAACAGTAAAATGGGAATAGGTGGGTCGTTCCAAAAATttgcacatgttcaacttcataaaacaACACTTTTTCCCATGTCAAGAGGGAATAAAAAATGACTATActaccaaataaagtaacagggttgacaaattcttaaatcagccataaatcaaCTTGTgaagggggaatggaagcttgttgcaTGCAACggggagtggcaattgaatgcaagcttcacaatttattttattgttaaaacatttgtagcctgtctatctatgggtagcAGGGTTGATGGGTTATGCTCGacctgctcagttttccaccacaaaatggccaaaaagagtacaACCAGATCACCTGACTTTGCACTATGATTTGACTGTTAGATGTTAAATATTTatttggaaaaaaatatttataaaggaatagtttcaccatattaaactgagagttcagttcacataacagggttgaccttaaaatgagggacagatgtaaatgaatcactaaacACATGAAATAAATGATCAtattcagaaatgactttgtcaatgcaacaaaataactaggccTTTGCAATGATGAAATGTTGGGGTTacgtgggttaaaatcttccctAGAAGTAGTGGGGGCACGGAGGGACATGTCATAATGCAGAATTTTaccactttagcaagtctttctTCATATTAAAAacagatttattgaattctctaTGTCGTCTATATTCAAGGCCAAttaatttaatataacaggcttttcaaattcaatattggtgcagaATTTATACTTTCTACTCAAATGGACGCAAAAGGCACTCTTCTTGGAACGACCCAGGTAAGTGTGGACTTACTTGGCTCCCTTGAGAGAGGCGGTGTCGGACCAGAGGAGTTTGGCCTGCTTGCCATCCTGGGACACAGTGATGTCATGAGTGGTCACCTCTAGTCTCACCCCCAGCCCCTGGTGAACAATGCCAAAGCGACCAAAGTAGGCGTTCACTTTGCCATCAGGGGCCACCTTCTTGTCCCCAATGGTCTGGCCGTTGACCAAAATACCTGCAAGACAAATTGAGGCAAGCTGTTGGTGTTATGTTTGAATGGTTCATAGTGTAGTTTTGATATTTGTTATCTATTTTATGAAACAAGTGTCATGGTTTGGTTTCATGCCTTGTAACATTCAAAGACACATTACTGTCAAAGGTTGGTCAATTTCAAATAATGAATCATTTCTACAGCTATAACTACTTTAATAAAGTGTAATTTCTGTAGTCATTGAGTGGTTAATATTTACCTGCCAGCTGGTCTCTCACTAGGTTGAAGATGGTACCAGGCCTATCGTCTATGTTGAAGCACAGTGCATCCTCCTGCTCTGGCAACTCAATCATGAAATGAGGGTCTCCATCCACTGCAGAGTCAACAACAGATTGTTCCAGTTGTAAAATTCGATTTGGTTGAGGCGAAGCCCATTCAAACTTTTGGATCCCTCTCTGTAGTCCTAATGTGGCATGACAGCATGGTGGACATTGCAAATACTAAATACGGATCAGTTAGTCTTGAAGACACTGTtgtttttttcctttattttggcagttaactATATATCCATTTGTTTTAAATAGTATGTTTACTGTTTTGTTTTTTGGTTAAAAGAAGCACAGAAAAGAATACTAAATATAAATATGCAAGTACTGCAGCCTGTGAAAGCAACTTATTTTTGAGACAGTGGCACCAGATAGAAAATCCCGAAGTAACCCAGGTCTGACACAAGGTCACTCTGAATGAAGGGGGACTCACCAAAGTATGTGGGACTGCTCGGCATCCTATAGGAGTTGCTCACCATCTGGGGTACAAAAGGACCTGAAAATCACACCAAACATGTCAGATGGCAAGTAAAGTTCACATACAAAGtggtcaaatgtattttgtaGATTTCCTCTGAACATAACAAGGTGTATATTACCATCCAATACTGTTAGTTTCTAACCACAAATAATTTGGTATCAGCTTGCCATGTCATAAATTCAGGTGATCCAGTATAATGACTTAGAAATCCATTCAGATGAAAAATCCAGTCCTGTCCATTCATGGCATATTCTTACCCAATCTCTGGGCTTTCTGCCTTTCATCTGTCAAACAGCAGGAGGAAAAAACTGTCAGAAACACACCTTTGACAATCCATACATGGATTTCTATAACCACTAAGATAAACATGTCAGATAAGACACGCTAGATGTACTGgttgtctccccctctcccctcccatccCACTTGGTCTCATACCCTCGGTCAGCTTGTCGGCAATGAGGGGTTCCTCTTGCTCCTCTTCAGTCTTAGGTTTGGTGACCACCATGGAGGTAAGAGGGGTGACGAAGCTGTACTGCAGGGACATCTCCAGAGCCTGGGCAGTGGCATTCCCCTTCTCCTCCGCAGTTCCAGTCTCTCTGACAGAAAACCATAGGATGAATGTTGTTCTTGCATTAGGTTTGGGTTAGAGGTTAGGTTTGGTTTAACTTGGGTTAGGTTTGGTTTAACTTACACTGTTGGGCAGAaaataatggaatatttacaaatGTAGTTACTTTAATATAACCATCTCCATTCATTAGATCCCAACTCTAAGATCTCAACCACCAATGTGTCTTAGGCATTTGGATTATTCTAAGCCACCATTTTGTTCAGGAGTTTTCACCAGACATCAGTAATAGCAGTTAACTGATCACACTGACTTCAGGCTCAACAGTTGTTGGATGGTGAGGTAGGCCCAAAGACGCTCAGTGAAGTCCCCAAAGATGTACTCCTGCTCAGGGTACAGTATGTCCCACTCCTGGGCACTAGCCTGGCCTTTGACAATAAAGTCCTCCTCAGGCTAAAAAGAGTGtgagggagtgagaaagagaaagatggtATTAGATACATAGAGGATTGAGAGACAAGCATTAGTTGGGTTAAgcattgtactgtactgaacatcATAATGAGTGCACAATGCCCTTCAGGTGCAAAGACTGATGAAGATCTGTCTTTCTAAGCTCAGTATCAGGGTGGCATGTTGTGTTGTGCCTGTCTGTTCCTCACCCCCTTTGCAAACACCTCCACCAGGAAGTTATCCAAGCTATTATCAGTGAGCCGGCCAGCTACCACGATCTCTGAGCCGTTAAACAGCTGCTTGTAGTGGCTGTTGGTCAGAGAGTTCACCAGGTTGTCAGGGTAATGCAGGTCCACCTCGGAGAGGAGGGGGCTGGCTACTTCCTTATAGAAACCCTAGGACACAAAGACACACATTACCTAATCATTTATCTTAAATTATTTTCTACAGTGCATTATCACTAATGCCAATATGCAGTATCTATGTATGACCTACCAATGACCTGTATAGTTTCACCCATCCTGTGATGCTCCCTATCAGTGATATAGTCAAACCAGAAAACCACTGAAAAGTGACTATTGTGagatttgggacacagccctggtCCAAACCTGAAGCTGGACAGTGGCGTCAGAGCCCTCGTAGATCCTCCGGGCCAGTCCCTGGTTCTGTCTAGACATCACATCCAGAAAGGAGTAGTCCACATCATTCCCAAAgcccagacagaacagagacatgTTCCCACCCATAGCATCATGGACATTCTTCTGAATCTGTGGTGTAGAAGACACtcctgtacacaaacacacatggctGGACCAGTAAACAAATGTCCTTACTGGCTTGATCTAATATAAAATAATACATCAGATGGCTACTTCAATGTTAAAATGGCAACCCAACCAAATAAGGGAGATCAGAAAGGAAGGAAACCTGATAGCACCTGAGTTTGGCATTCCATCTGTCAGTAAGATAATCATAGACACACTCCTCTCGGTGGACTTCTTGGCTTGTTTGTCTTTCATCATTATGTCCACAGCTTTCATCAGAGCACCATTTATATCAGTGTCTAAAGGAGAACAGGACAGAAAATCCATCCAGgtgtttaaaaaataaacattagATATAATAATTTTGTAAGTTCCCTCATAAATGCACCTCACTCAGTTTTAGCATACAGCTTGCCCAAGTGTTGTACTGCCATAGTTTCACTACTATACTCAGGGCGTCAAAGACGTGGATTTCGAtaaaggcagccccccgcacctctctgattcagaggggttgggttaaatgcggaagacacatttcagttgaatgcattcagttgtacaactgactggcTGAAAAAAATGAATGATGACACAAACCTCATAAATGATTTCTCCCATTATGTGTCACTACATTCCCATTAGATACATATGACTCACATCCACTCTGCTGTATTGTTTGGACAAATCCTTTGGCTTCAGACACATTTTCCGTGGTGGCCTTGGTCAAAGATCCCTTCCATGTTGAGATAACGTGGTCAAATGTGACAATTCCAAAGTAGTCGTCCTCATGCAGGTCATTCAGGATAGTCAGCATAGCTTCCCTTGTCTATGAGAGATCACAGGCTCTCAGGTCA
Protein-coding regions in this window:
- the LOC115207639 gene encoding inter-alpha-trypsin inhibitor heavy chain H3-like isoform X3 translates to MEVEVYSVKVACKVASRFAHTVITSSALNKANSSQEVFFEVDLPKTAFITNFSMEIQGQTYTGEVKEKEKAKKQYEKAVSTGQTAGLVKASGRKMEKFSVSVNIAANSNVTFILTYEELLQRKLGQYEIMTRVKPKQLVQHFEIVADIYEPQGIAFLDAYGTFISNELLPLVEKTVTDKKAHISFCPTMDQQRKCPGCDGTLIDGDFLIKYDVNRAETLGDIQIVNGYFVHFFAPPDLPRVPKNVVFVIDRSGSMAGNKMHQTREAMLTILNDLHEDDYFGIVTFDHVISTWKGSLTKATTENVSEAKGFVQTIQQSGYTDINGALMKAVDIMMKDKQAKKSTERSVSMIILLTDGMPNSGVSSTPQIQKNVHDAMGGNMSLFCLGFGNDVDYSFLDVMSRQNQGLARRIYEGSDATVQLQGFYKEVASPLLSEVDLHYPDNLVNSLTNSHYKQLFNGSEIVVAGRLTDNSLDNFLVEVFAKGPEEDFIVKGQASAQEWDILYPEQEYIFGDFTERLWAYLTIQQLLSLKETGTAEEKGNATAQALEMSLQYSFVTPLTSMVVTKPKTEEEQEEPLIADKLTEDERQKAQRLGPFVPQMVSNSYRMPSSPTYFGLQRGIQKFEWASPQPNRILQLEQSVVDSAVDGDPHFMIELPEQEDALCFNIDDRPGTIFNLVRDQLAGILVNGQTIGDKKVAPDGKVNAYFGRFGIVHQGLGVRLEVTTHDITVSQDGKQAKLLWSDTASLKGANLDLQVTKDRSLTVTLRDSVRFVVILHKVWKQHPYHQDYLGFYTLDSHLLSPSVHGLLGQFYHGVQFEVRDMRPGEEPEKPDATMLVKGQELTVTRGWQRDFRWDVKNGENVPCWFIHSNGNGLIDGNHTDYIMSGLFKTV
- the LOC115207639 gene encoding inter-alpha-trypsin inhibitor heavy chain H3-like isoform X2: MSGVWTVLLLWGVVFVPALSHGALVISREDSTPQGSDGATRLLKKRSTDNMEVEVYSVKVACKVASRFAHTVITSSALNKANSSQEVFFEVDLPKTAFITNFSMEIQGQTYTGEVKEKEKAKKQYEKAVSTGQTAGLVKASGRKMEKFSVSVNIAANSNVTFILTYEELLQRKLGQYEIMTRVKPKQLVQHFEIVADIYEPQGIAFLDAYGTFISNELLPLVEKTVTDKKAHISFCPTMDQQRKCPGCDGTLIDGDFLIKYDVNRAETLGDIQIVNGYFVHFFAPPDLPRVPKNVVFVIDRSGSMAGNKMHQTREAMLTILNDLHEDDYFGIVTFDHVISTWKGSLTKATTENVSEAKGFVQTIQQSGYTDINGALMKAVDIMMKDKQAKKSTERSVSMIILLTDGMPNSGVSSTPQIQKNVHDAMGGNMSLFCLGFGNDVDYSFLDVMSRQNQGLARRIYEGSDATVQLQGFYKEVASPLLSEVDLHYPDNLVNSLTNSHYKQLFNGSEIVVAGRLTDNSLDNFLVEVFAKGPEEDFIVKGQASAQEWDILYPEQEYIFGDFTERLWAYLTIQQLLSLKETGTAEEKGNATAQALEMSLQYSFVTPLTSMVVTKPKTEEEQEEPLIADKLTEDERQKAQRLGPFVPQMVSNSYRMPSSPTYFVDGDPHFMIELPEQEDALCFNIDDRPGTIFNLVRDQLAGILVNGQTIGDKKVAPDGKVNAYFGRFGIVHQGLGVRLEVTTHDITVSQDGKQAKLLWSDTASLKGANLDLQVTKDRSLTVTLRDSVRFVVILHKVWKQHPYHQDYLGFYTLDSHLLSPSVHGLLGQFYHGVQFEVRDMRPGEEPEKPDATMLVKGQELTVTRGWQRDFRWDVKNGENVPCWFIHSNGNGLIDGNHTDYIMSGLFKTV
- the LOC115207639 gene encoding inter-alpha-trypsin inhibitor heavy chain H3-like isoform X1; protein product: MSGVWTVLLLWGVVFVPALSHGALVISREDSTPQGSDGATRLLKKRSTDNMEVEVYSVKVACKVASRFAHTVITSSALNKANSSQEVFFEVDLPKTAFITNFSMEIQGQTYTGEVKEKEKAKKQYEKAVSTGQTAGLVKASGRKMEKFSVSVNIAANSNVTFILTYEELLQRKLGQYEIMTRVKPKQLVQHFEIVADIYEPQGIAFLDAYGTFISNELLPLVEKTVTDKKAHISFCPTMDQQRKCPGCDGTLIDGDFLIKYDVNRAETLGDIQIVNGYFVHFFAPPDLPRVPKNVVFVIDRSGSMAGNKMHQTREAMLTILNDLHEDDYFGIVTFDHVISTWKGSLTKATTENVSEAKGFVQTIQQSGYTDINGALMKAVDIMMKDKQAKKSTERSVSMIILLTDGMPNSGVSSTPQIQKNVHDAMGGNMSLFCLGFGNDVDYSFLDVMSRQNQGLARRIYEGSDATVQLQGFYKEVASPLLSEVDLHYPDNLVNSLTNSHYKQLFNGSEIVVAGRLTDNSLDNFLVEVFAKGPEEDFIVKGQASAQEWDILYPEQEYIFGDFTERLWAYLTIQQLLSLKETGTAEEKGNATAQALEMSLQYSFVTPLTSMVVTKPKTEEEQEEPLIADKLTEDERQKAQRLGPFVPQMVSNSYRMPSSPTYFGLQRGIQKFEWASPQPNRILQLEQSVVDSAVDGDPHFMIELPEQEDALCFNIDDRPGTIFNLVRDQLAGILVNGQTIGDKKVAPDGKVNAYFGRFGIVHQGLGVRLEVTTHDITVSQDGKQAKLLWSDTASLKGANLDLQVTKDRSLTVTLRDSVRFVVILHKVWKQHPYHQDYLGFYTLDSHLLSPSVHGLLGQFYHGVQFEVRDMRPGEEPEKPDATMLVKGQELTVTRGWQRDFRWDVKNGENVPCWFIHSNGNGLIDGNHTDYIMSGLFKTV